One region of uncultured Methanolobus sp. genomic DNA includes:
- a CDS encoding S-layer protein domain-containing protein, with translation MKKISGILIALAILTLLIVPVNASDVKYKIKSTIYDTTDSSLDTGNFYWDADSFSGFWYAIKPGLSSELLYFNNTVNSSSTFKLGDTVEEGDLYYISKPQIKKTKIGGSDDGSTFIVDDVDLKKYYLLGFFGSSYVAMPEDPSDLSAGCKPDKIAKILVQYNSDNKKQMFSGEEWELADGWSLVVQQVDVEGDKVWVQLNRNGEEVDSDVISGKADLTKPERTYLYKDGDDNPVFYCYVDSIFRGTDADFVVFKYAYLISDITTINTGDTYGAFEVDGFEVPALMDGTDYAGSGSGTVLNTGDDAIVMSTDKDITLNPDEMIDFYSGMYLKTEDTKGSTLKMSLWKTCTITPGENVTEVKYKIRSNIYDTTDSSLNSGNFFWDANSFPGFWYAIKPGLSSELLYFNNTINSSSTFQLDDTVEEGDLYYVSKPQIKKTKIGGSDDGSTFIVDDVDLKKYYLLGFFGSSYVAMPEDPSDLSAGCKPDKIAKILVQYKSDNKKQMFSGEEWELADGWSLVVQQVDVEGDKVWVQLNRNGEEVDSDVISGNADLTKPERTYLYKDGDDNPVFYCYVDSIFRGTDADFVVFKYAYLISDVTTINTGDTYGAFEVDGFEVPALMDGTDYAGSGSGTVLNTGDDAIVMSTDKDITLNPDEMIDLYSGMYLKTEDTKGSTLKMSLWKTCTMAVSDAVPDKSPEDEVVVVDLAEEDEDDKGTDSESSGTDKGDTSSDSDDEEPGVESSVGAPGFELVFGVLGLFCAVLVRRN, from the coding sequence ATGAAAAAAATATCAGGGATTTTAATTGCATTGGCTATATTAACTTTATTAATTGTGCCTGTAAATGCATCGGATGTAAAATACAAAATAAAAAGTACGATATATGACACTACTGATTCGTCACTGGATACTGGCAATTTCTACTGGGATGCTGATAGTTTCTCTGGATTCTGGTATGCAATAAAACCCGGACTTTCGAGTGAGTTGCTCTACTTCAACAATACAGTAAATTCTTCATCCACTTTCAAGCTTGGTGACACCGTTGAAGAGGGTGACCTCTATTATATTAGCAAGCCGCAGATTAAGAAAACCAAGATTGGTGGCTCCGATGACGGAAGCACATTTATTGTAGACGATGTTGACCTTAAAAAGTACTATCTTTTAGGTTTCTTCGGTTCCAGCTATGTTGCTATGCCTGAGGACCCTTCCGACCTTTCTGCTGGATGTAAGCCGGACAAGATCGCAAAGATTCTTGTTCAATATAATAGCGATAACAAGAAACAGATGTTCTCCGGTGAGGAGTGGGAACTCGCCGATGGCTGGTCTCTTGTGGTGCAGCAGGTTGATGTAGAGGGTGACAAGGTATGGGTCCAGCTTAACCGTAATGGCGAAGAAGTTGATTCAGATGTGATCTCAGGTAAAGCAGACCTGACAAAACCTGAGAGGACTTATCTTTACAAAGACGGAGATGACAATCCTGTATTCTACTGTTATGTTGATTCCATATTCCGTGGAACAGATGCTGATTTTGTTGTCTTCAAGTATGCTTATCTTATAAGTGATATCACAACTATTAATACCGGAGACACTTACGGTGCTTTTGAAGTTGATGGATTTGAAGTGCCTGCCCTGATGGATGGCACGGATTATGCAGGAAGCGGTTCCGGTACTGTATTGAACACCGGTGACGATGCTATTGTGATGTCAACTGATAAAGATATAACTCTTAATCCTGACGAGATGATCGATTTCTACAGTGGTATGTATCTTAAAACTGAGGATACAAAAGGAAGCACTCTGAAAATGTCATTGTGGAAAACATGTACGATTACTCCGGGTGAAAATGTAACGGAAGTAAAGTATAAAATAAGAAGCAATATTTATGATACTACTGATTCTTCACTGAATTCCGGCAATTTCTTCTGGGATGCTAATAGTTTCCCCGGATTCTGGTATGCAATTAAACCCGGACTTTCGAGTGAGTTGCTCTACTTCAATAATACTATCAATTCCTCATCCACTTTCCAGCTTGATGACACCGTTGAAGAGGGTGACCTCTATTATGTCAGCAAGCCACAGATAAAGAAAACCAAGATTGGTGGCTCCGATGACGGAAGCACATTTATTGTAGACGATGTTGACCTTAAAAAGTACTATCTTTTAGGTTTCTTCGGTTCCAGCTACGTTGCTATGCCTGAGGACCCTTCCGACCTTTCTGCTGGATGTAAGCCGGACAAGATCGCAAAGATTCTTGTTCAATATAAAAGTGATAACAAGAAACAAATGTTCTCCGGTGAAGAGTGGGAACTCGCCGATGGCTGGTCTCTTGTGGTACAGCAGGTTGACGTAGAGGGTGACAAGGTCTGGGTCCAGCTTAACCGTAATGGCGAAGAAGTTGATTCAGATGTGATCTCAGGTAACGCAGACCTGACAAAACCTGAGAGGACTTATCTTTACAAAGACGGAGATGACAATCCTGTATTCTACTGTTATGTTGATTCCATATTCCGTGGAACAGATGCTGATTTTGTTGTCTTCAAGTATGCTTATCTTATAAGTGATGTCACAACTATTAATACCGGAGACACTTACGGTGCTTTTGAAGTTGATGGATTTGAAGTGCCTGCCCTGATGGATGGCACGGATTATGCAGGAAGCGGTTCAGGTACCGTATTGAATACCGGCGATGATGCTATTGTGATGTCAACTGATAAAGATATAACTCTTAATCCTGACGAGATGATTGATCTTTACAGTGGTATGTATCTTAAAACTGAGGATACAAAAGGAAGCACTCTGAAAATGTCATTGTGGAAGACATGTACAATGGCTGTTTCTGATGCAGTTCCCGATAAATCCCCAGAGGATGAAGTGGTAGTTGTGGATCTTGCCGAAGAAGATGAAGATGATAAAGGAACTGATTCTGAGTCTTCAGGTACCGATAAAGGCGATACTTCCTCTGATTCTGATGACGAAGAACCAGGTGTGGAGAGTTCTGTAGGGGCTCCCGGTTTTGAGCTGGTATTCGGAGTTCTCGGACTGTTCTGTGCAGTTCTTGTCAGAAGGAATTAA